In Notamacropus eugenii isolate mMacEug1 chromosome 1, mMacEug1.pri_v2, whole genome shotgun sequence, one genomic interval encodes:
- the CCNF gene encoding cyclin-F isoform X2 — protein MRVRGGVIHCRCSKCFCLPSKRRIKKRPRVLTLLSLPEDVLFHILKWLPAEDILAIRAVHPHLKYLVDNHASVWASASFREMWPSPDNLKLFERAAESGNFEAAVKLGIAYLYNEGLSISDEGRAEVNGLKASRFFSLTERLNVNAAPFIWLFIRPPWSVSGSCCKAVVFESLKAECQFQKVHKGSILYCLGKVLSLFEDEEKRKEALEMFEASSNQGCLNSSYLLWESSQRTAMSDPGRYLQSLRKLRDYATKGCWEAQISLAKACGNGNQLGLEAKSSNEVVLQLFQASHPVSKESIFTVQKGMNDTMRYILIDWLVEVATMKDFTSLCLHMTVECVDRYLKLRVVPRAKLQLLGIACMVICTRFISKEILTIREAVWLTDNTYKYEDLVRMMGEIISALEGKIRIPTLVDYKEVLVNVVPTERRTLHLYSFICELSLLYTSLSVYSPAHLAAAALLLAKLMHRQAHPWTSQLWECTGFFYEDLIPCVLSLHKKCFHDDAPKDYRQVSLTAVKQRFEDKRYEGIGQEKLMGYGQLCKLLGVKQEDTEPSSSLSVAEIQTFLTSPSGKRTKRRENSIQEDRGSFVTTPTAELSSQEETLLGNFLDWSLDYCSGYEGDQESEGEKEGDVTSPSGVLDVTVVYLDPEQHCCQESSDEDSRLEDHSKQDAPLPSNHTCAEKHRHLFQERREPGTEVTSGYSSVNSASPTSSSMENNFGAFIKTTSALSPGSDPNTHPCTPTSLESCLQSLHPSPVESGLHRRQVKRKNVAEHSDKKNLGFWSL, from the exons GTACATCCACATCTTAAGTATCTTGTAGATAATCATGCCAGCGTGTGGGCATCTGCAAGTTTTCGGGAGATGTGGCCTTCTCCAGATAACCTAAAGCTTTTTGAAAG GGCTGCTGAAAGTGGTAACTTTGAAGCTGCTGTGAAGCTAGGGATTGCCTACCTCTACAATGAAGGTT TGTCTATTTCTGATGAGGGTCGTGCAGAAGTAAATGGATTAAAGGCATCACGTTTCTTCAGCTTGACAGAACGCCTGAATGTTAACGCTGCTCCATTTATCTGGTTATTTATTCGCCCTCCATGGTCTGTGTCTGGAAGCTGCTGTAAAGCTGTAGTCTTTGAAAGCCTCAAAGCAGAATGTCAGTTTCAAAAA gtTCATAAAGGATCTATACTATATTGTTTGGGTAAAGTTTTAAGCCTTTTTGAG gatgaagagaaaagaaaagaagcacttGAAATGTTTGAGGCATCATCTAATCAGGGATGTTTAAATAGTTCTTACCTCCTTTGGGAAAGTAGTCAGAGGACTGCT ATGTCAGACCCTGGAAGATACCTCCAGAGCCTCCGGAAACTCAGGGACTATGCAACCAAGGGCTGTTGGGAAGCACAG ATATCTTTAGCCAAAGCTTGTGGAAATGGAAACCAGCTTGGATTAGAAGCAAAATCTTCAAATGAAGTGGTACTGCAGCTCTTTCAGGCTTCTCACCCTGTCAGCAAAGAGAGCATCTTCACCGTGCAGAAGGGAATGAATGACACAATGAG GTACATTTTGATTGACTGGCTAGTGGAAGTTGCCACCATGAAGGATTTCACAAGCCTTTGCCTTCATATGACAGTGGAATGTGTGGATCGTTACCTAAAGCTAAGAGTGGTACCCCGAGCCAAGCTGCAGCTTCTGGGAATTGCTTGCATGGTCATCTGTACCCG tttcattaGCAAAGAGATCTTGACAATTCGTGAAGCAGTTTGGCTAACAGATAACACTTATAAATATGAAGATCTAGTAAGAATGATGGGAGAGATCATTTCTGCCCTGGAAGGAAAGATTCGA ATTCCTACTCTTGTAGATTATAAAGAAGTGTTAGTGAATGTAGTCCCAACAGAGAGAAGAACTCTTCACCTATACAGCTTTATCTGTGAACTCTCCCTTTTGTATACGAGCCTCTCTGTGTACTCCCCAGCCCATCTGGCCGCTGCTGCCCTGTTGCTGGCCAAGTTGATGCATAGGCAAG CAcatccctggacaagtcagttgtGGGAATGCACTGGATTCTTCTATGAAGACCTGATACCCTGCGTTTTGAGCCTTCACAAAAAATG CTTCCATGATGATGCCCCAAAGGATTATAGGCAAGTTTCCTTGACAGCTGTGAAACAACGTTTTGAGGACAAACGATATGAAGGAATTGGCCAAGAAAAG ttaatgGGTTATGGCCAGTTGTGCAAGTTATTAGGAGTGAAACAAGAGGACACAGAACCTTCTTCCTCCCTCAGTGTGGCAGAAATTCAGACCTTCCTCACCTCACCCTCTGGGAAAAGAACCAAAAG AAGGGAAAACAGCATTCAGGAAGATAGGGGCAGTTTTGTAACAACACCTACTGCTGAATTATCCAGCCAAGAGGAAACTCTCCTGGGAAACTTCCTGGATTGGAGTTTGGACTACTGCTCTGGGTACGAGGGAGACCAGGAAagtgaaggggagaaagagggagatg TCACATCTCCCAGTGGGGTCCTTGATGTAACTGTGGTGTATCTGGATCCAGAACAGCACTGCTGTCAGGAGTCCAGCGATGAAGACAGCCGACTGGAGGACCACTCTAAACAGGATGCACCACTGCCATCAAACCACACATGTGCTGAGAAGCACCGGCACCTTTTTCAGGAGAGGAGAGAGCCTGGGACAGAAGTGACCTCAGGCTATTCCTCAGTGAACAGCGCCAGCCCCACATCCTCCTCCATGGAGAACAACTTTGGAGCATTTATCAAAACTACCTCAGCGCTGTCCCCAGGCAGTGACCCCAATACTCACCCGTGTACACCCACCTCCTTGGAATCATGTTTACAATCTCTTCACCCCAGTCCCGTTGAGAGCGGCCTGCACCGGAGACAGGTGAAGAGGAAAAATGTGGCCGAGCATAGTGACAAGAAGAACTTAGGATTTTGGAGTCTGTGA
- the CCNF gene encoding cyclin-F isoform X1, producing MRVRGGVIHCRCSKCFCLPSKRRIKKRPRVLTLLSLPEDVLFHILKWLPAEDILAIRAVHPHLKYLVDNHASVWASASFREMWPSPDNLKLFERAAESGNFEAAVKLGIAYLYNEGLSISDEGRAEVNGLKASRFFSLTERLNVNAAPFIWLFIRPPWSVSGSCCKAVVFESLKAECQFQKVHKGSILYCLGKVLSLFEDEEKRKEALEMFEASSNQGCLNSSYLLWESSQRTAMSDPGRYLQSLRKLRDYATKGCWEAQISLAKACGNGNQLGLEAKSSNEVVLQLFQASHPVSKESIFTVQKGMNDTMRYILIDWLVEVATMKDFTSLCLHMTVECVDRYLKLRVVPRAKLQLLGIACMVICTRFISKEILTIREAVWLTDNTYKYEDLVRMMGEIISALEGKIRIPTLVDYKEVLVNVVPTERRTLHLYSFICELSLLYTSLSVYSPAHLAAAALLLAKLMHRQAHPWTSQLWECTGFFYEDLIPCVLSLHKKCFHDDAPKDYRQVSLTAVKQRFEDKRYEGIGQEKLMGYGQLCKLLGVKQEDTEPSSSLSVAEIQTFLTSPSGKRTKRRRENSIQEDRGSFVTTPTAELSSQEETLLGNFLDWSLDYCSGYEGDQESEGEKEGDVTSPSGVLDVTVVYLDPEQHCCQESSDEDSRLEDHSKQDAPLPSNHTCAEKHRHLFQERREPGTEVTSGYSSVNSASPTSSSMENNFGAFIKTTSALSPGSDPNTHPCTPTSLESCLQSLHPSPVESGLHRRQVKRKNVAEHSDKKNLGFWSL from the exons GTACATCCACATCTTAAGTATCTTGTAGATAATCATGCCAGCGTGTGGGCATCTGCAAGTTTTCGGGAGATGTGGCCTTCTCCAGATAACCTAAAGCTTTTTGAAAG GGCTGCTGAAAGTGGTAACTTTGAAGCTGCTGTGAAGCTAGGGATTGCCTACCTCTACAATGAAGGTT TGTCTATTTCTGATGAGGGTCGTGCAGAAGTAAATGGATTAAAGGCATCACGTTTCTTCAGCTTGACAGAACGCCTGAATGTTAACGCTGCTCCATTTATCTGGTTATTTATTCGCCCTCCATGGTCTGTGTCTGGAAGCTGCTGTAAAGCTGTAGTCTTTGAAAGCCTCAAAGCAGAATGTCAGTTTCAAAAA gtTCATAAAGGATCTATACTATATTGTTTGGGTAAAGTTTTAAGCCTTTTTGAG gatgaagagaaaagaaaagaagcacttGAAATGTTTGAGGCATCATCTAATCAGGGATGTTTAAATAGTTCTTACCTCCTTTGGGAAAGTAGTCAGAGGACTGCT ATGTCAGACCCTGGAAGATACCTCCAGAGCCTCCGGAAACTCAGGGACTATGCAACCAAGGGCTGTTGGGAAGCACAG ATATCTTTAGCCAAAGCTTGTGGAAATGGAAACCAGCTTGGATTAGAAGCAAAATCTTCAAATGAAGTGGTACTGCAGCTCTTTCAGGCTTCTCACCCTGTCAGCAAAGAGAGCATCTTCACCGTGCAGAAGGGAATGAATGACACAATGAG GTACATTTTGATTGACTGGCTAGTGGAAGTTGCCACCATGAAGGATTTCACAAGCCTTTGCCTTCATATGACAGTGGAATGTGTGGATCGTTACCTAAAGCTAAGAGTGGTACCCCGAGCCAAGCTGCAGCTTCTGGGAATTGCTTGCATGGTCATCTGTACCCG tttcattaGCAAAGAGATCTTGACAATTCGTGAAGCAGTTTGGCTAACAGATAACACTTATAAATATGAAGATCTAGTAAGAATGATGGGAGAGATCATTTCTGCCCTGGAAGGAAAGATTCGA ATTCCTACTCTTGTAGATTATAAAGAAGTGTTAGTGAATGTAGTCCCAACAGAGAGAAGAACTCTTCACCTATACAGCTTTATCTGTGAACTCTCCCTTTTGTATACGAGCCTCTCTGTGTACTCCCCAGCCCATCTGGCCGCTGCTGCCCTGTTGCTGGCCAAGTTGATGCATAGGCAAG CAcatccctggacaagtcagttgtGGGAATGCACTGGATTCTTCTATGAAGACCTGATACCCTGCGTTTTGAGCCTTCACAAAAAATG CTTCCATGATGATGCCCCAAAGGATTATAGGCAAGTTTCCTTGACAGCTGTGAAACAACGTTTTGAGGACAAACGATATGAAGGAATTGGCCAAGAAAAG ttaatgGGTTATGGCCAGTTGTGCAAGTTATTAGGAGTGAAACAAGAGGACACAGAACCTTCTTCCTCCCTCAGTGTGGCAGAAATTCAGACCTTCCTCACCTCACCCTCTGGGAAAAGAACCAAAAG AAGAAGGGAAAACAGCATTCAGGAAGATAGGGGCAGTTTTGTAACAACACCTACTGCTGAATTATCCAGCCAAGAGGAAACTCTCCTGGGAAACTTCCTGGATTGGAGTTTGGACTACTGCTCTGGGTACGAGGGAGACCAGGAAagtgaaggggagaaagagggagatg TCACATCTCCCAGTGGGGTCCTTGATGTAACTGTGGTGTATCTGGATCCAGAACAGCACTGCTGTCAGGAGTCCAGCGATGAAGACAGCCGACTGGAGGACCACTCTAAACAGGATGCACCACTGCCATCAAACCACACATGTGCTGAGAAGCACCGGCACCTTTTTCAGGAGAGGAGAGAGCCTGGGACAGAAGTGACCTCAGGCTATTCCTCAGTGAACAGCGCCAGCCCCACATCCTCCTCCATGGAGAACAACTTTGGAGCATTTATCAAAACTACCTCAGCGCTGTCCCCAGGCAGTGACCCCAATACTCACCCGTGTACACCCACCTCCTTGGAATCATGTTTACAATCTCTTCACCCCAGTCCCGTTGAGAGCGGCCTGCACCGGAGACAGGTGAAGAGGAAAAATGTGGCCGAGCATAGTGACAAGAAGAACTTAGGATTTTGGAGTCTGTGA